Proteins encoded by one window of Lycium barbarum isolate Lr01 chromosome 11, ASM1917538v2, whole genome shotgun sequence:
- the LOC132618473 gene encoding glucan endo-1,3-beta-glucosidase 1-like → MKQVRNFGTMTTRFLSSFCIFIQIGCLFISSGSNATHTRSLEQNSSTSEKDITTPITTVPTGTPLTTTPTTTTPVLNPTISDPDSTPNGPANPVMTPSITNSPVSSSSSSSSWCVASQAASQTTLQVALDYACGYGGADCSAIQAGGSCYNPNTLRNHASFAFNSYYQKNPIPNSCNFAGAAVTTNTDPSSGSCQFPSTSTSASILNTTNSSGSTVFGAGPITPTTSAAVPQNSFLNYYYYHILICIVILLADYDR, encoded by the exons ATGAAACAAGTTAGAAACTTTGGGACAATGACTACGAGGTTTCTCAGCAGTTTTTGCATATTCATCCAAATTGGTTGTCTTTTTATAAGTTCAG GTTCAAATGCTACACATACAAGATCCTTAGAACAGAATTCTTCAACTAGTGAAAAGGACATAACAACTCCAATAACAACAGTTCCAACTGGAACTCCTCTCACCACTACTCCCACTACAACTACCCCAGTGCTGAACCCCACAATCTCGGATCCTGATTCGACCCCTAACGGTCCAGCCAATCCGGTAATGACACCATCCATAACCAATTCACCGGTATCTTCATCAAGCTCGAGCAGCAGTTGGTGTGTTGCTAGCCAAGCTGCCTCGCAAACGACCCTACAGGTCGCGTTAGACTATGCCTGTGGCTATGGTGGAGCTGATTGCTCTGCCATCCAGGCTGGTGGAAGCTGTTACAACCCCAACACGCTCCGCAATCACGCTTCCTTTGCATTCAATAGTTATTATCAGAAAAATCCAATTCCTAATAGCTGCAATTTTGCTGGTGCTGCTGTTACTACAAACACTGATCCCA GTAGTGGTTCATGTCAATTTCCATCAACAAG TACAAGTGCATCAATTTTGAATACAACAAATTCAAGTGGTTCAACAGTTTTTGGAGCTGGACCAATTACGCCAACTACTTCAGCAGCTGTCCCTCAAAATAGCTTCCTGAATTATTATTACTACCACATATTAATTTGTATTGTGATACTGCTAGCGGATTATGATCGATGA